A DNA window from Mya arenaria isolate MELC-2E11 chromosome 17, ASM2691426v1 contains the following coding sequences:
- the LOC128223199 gene encoding mucin-2-like has protein sequence MVETTTTITITPHHYDQHHNNIPTTTTSPQPHPTTTTTTKKHPHHYDHHQNHTPPLRQPQSHPHHDEHHHNHTPNTTTITTITHPPLRPPPPQSHPTTTIITTITLNHYDHHHHNHTPPLRPPLPQSHPATTTITTITPPTLRPSPQSHPATTTITTITPPTLRPSPQSHTHHYDHHHHNHTPPLRSSLQSHSTTTTTTTTITPPPLRPPLPQSHPTTTTITTITPQHYDHHHHNHTHHYDHQHHNHTPPLRPSLQSHPITTTTTTTITTPPLRPPLPQSHPHHYDHHHLNHTPTTTTITTITPTTTTITTTITPPPLRPSPSQSHPTTTTITTTITHPSLRPPPPQSHPITTTTTTTTTTITPPPLRPSSPQSHTLHYDHHHHNHPHHYDHHHNHTPPLRP, from the exons atggtcGAG ACGACCACCACCATCACAATCACACCCCACCACTACGACCAACACCACAATAACATCCCCACCACTACGACCTCACCACAACCACACCCCACCACTACGACCACCACCAAAAAACATCCTCACCACTACGACCACCACCAAAACCACACCCCACCACTACGACAACCACAATCACACCCCCACCACGACGAGCACCACCACAATCACACCCCCAACACTACGaccatcaccacaatcacacACCCACCACtacgaccaccaccaccacaatcacacCCCACCACTACGATCATCACTACAATCACACTCAACCACtacgaccaccaccaccacaatcacacCCCGCCACTACGACCACCTCTACCACAATCACACCCCGCCACTACGaccatcaccacaatcacacCCCCAACACTACGaccatcaccacaatcacacCCCGCCACTACGaccatcaccacaatcacacCCCCAACACTACGaccatcaccacaatcacacACCCACCACtacgaccaccaccaccacaatcacacCCCACCACTACGATCATCACTACAATCACACTCAACCACtacgaccaccaccaccacaatcacccCCCCACCACTACGACCACCTCTACCACAATCACACCCCACCACTACGaccatcaccacaatcacacCCCAACACtacgaccaccaccaccacaatcacacCCACCACTACGACCATCAGCACCACAATCACACCCCACCACTACGACCATCACTACAATCACACCCAATCACtacgaccaccaccaccacaatcacaaccCCACCACTACGACCACCACTACCACAATCACACCCCCACCACTACGACCACCACCACCTAAATCACACACCCACCACCACGACCATTACCACAATCACACCCACCACTAcgaccatcaccaccacaatcacACCCCCACCACTACGACCATCACCATCACAATCACACCCCACCACTAcgaccatcaccaccacaatcacACACCCATCACtacgaccaccaccaccacaatcacacCCCATCACtacgaccaccaccaccaccaccaccacaatcacacCCCCACCACTACgaccatcatcaccacaatcacacACCCTCCACtacgaccaccaccaccacaatcacccCCACCACTACGaccatcaccacaatcacacCCCACCACTACGACCATAA
- the LOC128222769 gene encoding uncharacterized protein LOC128222769, protein MTSQSGNFFQKKTVVVQPIVLVILITSITAFLLACVSLGIPTWRDSTVDAILTRTVSTHTYSGLWATCSHEEVRSSRMWSCSSFITDGAKGYTPSLRACQGCSVLGTMFSAVVVAVVVAKLCCFKNAQVVTIAIAVCSIIAATFLIVSVVTYSIQVRTDQGFNAEDFSTGIYITIVSIVFLVISGVLAIFGYSMDKGMESKY, encoded by the exons ATGACGTCACAAAGTGGTAACttctttcaaaagaaaactGTGGTCGTACAGCCAATAGTTTTGGTCATCCTAATCACAAGCATAACCGCATTTCTCCTGGCATGCGTGAGTCTGGGTATACCAACTTGGAGGGACTCCACAGTGGACGCAATTTTGACCAGGACGGTTTCTACTCATACTTATTCGGGGTTATGGGCGACCTGCTCCCACGAGGAAGTCCGTTCGTCACGGATGTGGAGTTGTTCATCATTTATCACGGATGGAGCAAAAGGCT ACACACCTAGTCTCCGTGCGTGCCAAGGCTGCTCTGTCCTGGGAACGATGTTTTCCGCCGTAGTTGTTGCGGTTGTTGTCGCTAAGCTGTGCTGTTTCAAAAATGCGCAGGTCGTTACAATAGCTATTGCTGTCTGCTCGATCATCGCAG CTACATTCCTGATAGTGAGTGTTGTAACATACAGCATACAAGTGCGGACGGATCAAGGTTTCAACGCGGAAGACTTCTCTACAGGAATTTATATAACTATTGTGTCGATCGTGTTTCTCGTGATTTCTGGAGTGCTTGCTATATTTGGCTACAGTATGGATAAAGGAATGGAATCCAAGTATTGA